The following coding sequences are from one Sphingomonadaceae bacterium OTU29LAMAA1 window:
- a CDS encoding DUF3320 domain-containing protein produces the protein MTDNPIATVGLADPSPTHDRSIQRLFDDTRKRLVETGTRNRLVHVNRSNTKGNVLNVVNERSDDVFSLLCSGKTMRFRALGRDRHEADGLVLAEEAEEAIGPERYVDNQLETRLGPDALAKKLLKIAREAKTAEEEQGINVLYLALGFATWFEEKDSAVPREAPLVLLPVELVRDQRRSTYDLRIRPEDMMTNLPLQQRWQDDFGIRLPDLDDNGDGWRPGAYHAQVETIVAERRGWKVDRDAIQLGFFSFSKLLMYRDLAIETWPEHALEAHELTRGLLFEGFPHEPPLFGPEDRLDVVLPPERLFHVVDADASQAKVIEEARAGRNLVVQGPPGTGKSQTITNIIAAAAKEGKTVLFVAEKMAALSVVHDRLVKVGLRDLTLELHSKTANKKAVLGELGRTLSVGQAIPSVPPAPEALRGARDRLNALSEALHAPIGASGETPFSVLGRQARYLGMGAPMPTLDGGAVGAMTREEETAACELVARYGALIEAAGSEEGHPFFGVGTIDLQPVAVNRLGSELAAAAADAQRLRSALDRPMARAGLDIPRSLSAVVPVRDLLTRLAGFDPRDTELARRLFAVADPGRLREGLEGGATWRAARDAAEGTFLETAFETDVSGLRAPLVAGSASFFARWGGAYRAAGRSIGGLLRDPLPRTADERLAVLDRLLEIQRLRRSWSEDEGWLASALGEAWRGERTDFDRISRVARWCDEAARNVLSVGHDRLIGLAAEADARAADAASLDSEAPEAERRIRDVVGTLRLDGRRLGGGYADADLARIAATFTDMGSAIHRYGEWSALHQARASLERTGLADLAARLATGELDASAAAIELRFARAEALWNAALATNPALKDVANLDRHALVDDFVRLERARLKENVVDILAGHLGQLPQGAQGEMKVLRGEIGKKQQHISLRKLFLSAPTAIQRIKPVLLMSPISVAQFLTPGVVSFDLLVIDEASQVRPEDALGAIARARQIVVVGDKKQLPPSSFFDRLLADGGGESDSLDEEDEPIEDLLGNAAALGASESVLTLCEARGLPNRMLQWHYRSRDPSLMRVSNAEFYEGGLVLPPSPLEKDPAYGLIFTQVDGAYDRGGRRDNRLEGQALVSRVVQHARSTPDLSLGIVTFSHAQKNTINELLELARREDTSLDAFLREGRSEDLFVKNIENVQGDERDVILISVGYGPTQPGGVMSGASFGPVNGEGGERRLNVLFTRARLRCEVFASFDPGQLDVSRASQPGPRILKRFLDYAKSGGLEQPTATGEAPDTPFEEDVAEIIRSLGYLADPQVGSAGFRIDIGVRHPDRPGSYLLAVECDGATYHSALWARERDRLRQDVLEHLGWRFHRIWSTDWFYDRHRQIERLRAALETARGQEGGAMRIAGANVGRPAEDAPVEQGPILFDAVTRVMPSYVRAQVQAGSDMEPHEAPVRILVPLVREIVAVEGPLHVDEVARRLASAFGKKSAGRRVLAAARQALVAAKREDSDLQSDREDFWFTGLQSAAPPVRDRSAESGATAKADAISMLEIRAAVRTVREDNPGGDDGDVVRAAARLLGFRRLGSDLQARIAQGLD, from the coding sequence TACGTCGACAACCAGCTGGAGACACGGCTCGGGCCGGACGCGCTCGCCAAGAAGCTGCTGAAGATCGCTCGCGAGGCGAAGACCGCGGAAGAGGAGCAGGGCATCAATGTCCTTTATCTCGCACTCGGCTTTGCAACCTGGTTCGAGGAGAAGGATTCCGCCGTACCTCGCGAGGCGCCTCTTGTGCTTCTTCCGGTCGAACTGGTGCGCGATCAGCGCCGGTCGACCTACGACCTCAGGATCCGGCCCGAGGACATGATGACGAACCTGCCGCTGCAGCAGCGGTGGCAGGATGATTTCGGCATCCGACTACCTGATCTCGACGATAACGGCGACGGCTGGCGTCCCGGCGCCTACCACGCTCAGGTCGAGACCATCGTCGCGGAACGTCGTGGATGGAAGGTCGATCGCGACGCGATCCAGCTCGGGTTCTTCTCCTTCTCCAAGCTCCTCATGTACCGCGACCTCGCCATCGAGACATGGCCGGAACATGCGCTTGAGGCGCACGAATTGACGCGCGGCCTTCTGTTCGAGGGCTTCCCGCATGAGCCGCCGCTATTCGGGCCGGAGGACCGGCTCGACGTGGTCCTGCCGCCCGAGCGGCTCTTCCACGTCGTCGATGCGGATGCGAGCCAGGCCAAGGTCATCGAGGAGGCGAGGGCTGGACGCAATCTCGTCGTCCAGGGACCGCCCGGCACAGGCAAGAGCCAGACCATCACGAACATCATCGCCGCCGCAGCCAAGGAGGGCAAGACGGTCCTGTTCGTCGCCGAGAAGATGGCGGCACTTTCGGTCGTGCACGACAGGCTGGTGAAGGTCGGCCTGAGGGATCTCACTCTGGAGCTCCACTCGAAGACGGCGAACAAGAAGGCGGTCCTGGGCGAACTAGGCCGCACGCTCTCGGTCGGTCAGGCGATCCCTTCCGTACCCCCGGCTCCCGAAGCGCTTCGCGGCGCGCGGGATCGGCTGAACGCGCTGTCGGAGGCATTGCACGCCCCTATCGGTGCAAGCGGAGAGACCCCGTTCAGCGTACTCGGCCGTCAGGCGCGCTACCTCGGCATGGGTGCACCGATGCCGACGCTGGACGGGGGAGCGGTCGGCGCGATGACGCGGGAGGAGGAGACCGCCGCCTGCGAGCTCGTGGCTCGCTACGGTGCACTGATCGAGGCAGCCGGGTCTGAGGAAGGTCACCCGTTCTTCGGGGTTGGTACGATCGACCTGCAGCCGGTCGCGGTGAACCGGCTCGGGAGCGAACTCGCTGCGGCGGCGGCGGACGCCCAGCGGCTCAGATCCGCTCTGGACCGCCCCATGGCACGAGCAGGGCTCGACATCCCGCGCTCCCTGTCAGCCGTCGTCCCGGTCCGCGATCTGCTTACCCGCCTCGCCGGGTTCGACCCGAGGGACACCGAGCTCGCGCGACGGCTCTTCGCAGTGGCGGATCCTGGACGGCTGCGGGAGGGGCTTGAAGGCGGCGCCACATGGCGCGCCGCGCGCGACGCTGCGGAAGGCACCTTCCTCGAAACGGCCTTCGAAACCGACGTCTCGGGGCTGCGGGCACCGCTAGTCGCCGGATCGGCGTCTTTCTTCGCCCGCTGGGGTGGCGCCTACCGCGCTGCCGGCCGATCGATCGGCGGCCTCCTTCGCGATCCGCTGCCCAGGACTGCCGACGAGAGGCTGGCGGTTCTGGACCGCCTGCTCGAGATTCAGAGGCTTCGGCGTTCTTGGAGCGAGGACGAAGGCTGGCTCGCCAGCGCTCTTGGCGAGGCATGGCGGGGGGAGCGCACCGATTTCGATCGGATTTCCCGCGTGGCGCGCTGGTGCGACGAGGCCGCACGCAACGTCCTTTCCGTCGGCCACGATCGACTTATAGGCCTGGCCGCTGAGGCGGACGCGCGTGCTGCCGACGCCGCCAGTCTGGACTCCGAGGCACCAGAGGCGGAGAGGCGTATCCGGGACGTCGTCGGTACGCTGCGCCTAGATGGTCGGCGTCTTGGCGGCGGGTACGCCGACGCTGATCTTGCACGCATTGCGGCCACCTTCACCGACATGGGGTCCGCTATTCACCGTTACGGGGAATGGTCGGCTCTTCATCAGGCGCGTGCCTCGCTGGAGCGCACGGGTCTCGCGGATCTTGCGGCCAGATTGGCAACCGGCGAGCTCGACGCCAGCGCTGCCGCCATCGAGCTTAGATTCGCTCGCGCGGAGGCTCTGTGGAACGCCGCGCTCGCCACCAATCCGGCGCTCAAGGACGTAGCGAACCTCGACCGTCACGCCCTCGTCGACGACTTCGTGCGCCTCGAGCGGGCAAGGCTGAAGGAGAACGTGGTCGACATCCTGGCGGGTCATCTCGGCCAGCTTCCTCAGGGTGCGCAGGGAGAGATGAAGGTGCTGCGCGGGGAGATCGGCAAGAAGCAGCAGCATATCTCGCTGCGTAAGCTCTTCCTGAGCGCACCGACGGCCATCCAGCGCATCAAGCCTGTGCTGCTGATGAGTCCCATATCGGTCGCGCAGTTCCTGACACCCGGCGTCGTCAGCTTCGACCTCCTGGTGATCGACGAGGCGAGCCAGGTGCGGCCTGAGGATGCTCTCGGCGCCATCGCCCGAGCCCGCCAGATCGTCGTGGTCGGAGACAAGAAGCAGCTCCCGCCCTCGTCTTTCTTCGACAGGCTGCTCGCGGACGGGGGAGGCGAAAGCGATTCCCTCGACGAGGAGGACGAGCCGATCGAGGATCTGCTCGGTAACGCCGCCGCACTCGGCGCGTCAGAAAGCGTGCTGACGCTTTGCGAGGCGCGAGGCCTGCCGAACCGCATGCTGCAATGGCACTACCGTTCGCGTGACCCGTCCCTGATGAGGGTGTCCAACGCAGAATTCTACGAGGGGGGCCTCGTGCTCCCGCCTTCCCCCCTGGAGAAGGATCCGGCCTACGGCCTGATCTTCACGCAGGTCGACGGGGCCTACGACCGGGGCGGCCGGCGCGACAATCGCCTGGAAGGGCAGGCGCTCGTCTCGCGCGTCGTTCAGCATGCCCGGTCCACGCCCGATCTCTCCCTCGGTATCGTCACCTTCAGCCATGCCCAGAAGAACACGATCAACGAACTTCTCGAACTCGCCCGGCGGGAGGATACCTCGCTGGACGCGTTCCTCCGCGAAGGCCGTTCCGAAGACCTGTTCGTCAAGAACATCGAGAACGTGCAGGGAGACGAGCGCGACGTCATCCTCATCAGCGTCGGCTACGGCCCGACGCAGCCCGGAGGCGTCATGTCGGGCGCCAGCTTCGGCCCCGTTAACGGCGAGGGGGGCGAACGCCGGCTCAACGTGCTTTTCACCAGGGCGCGGCTGCGCTGCGAGGTGTTCGCCTCGTTCGATCCCGGCCAGCTCGACGTCAGTCGCGCGAGCCAGCCCGGACCGCGTATCCTGAAGCGCTTCCTGGACTACGCTAAGTCCGGCGGGCTGGAACAGCCGACAGCCACCGGCGAGGCGCCCGACACGCCGTTCGAAGAGGACGTCGCGGAGATCATTCGCAGCCTCGGATACCTTGCCGACCCCCAGGTGGGTTCGGCCGGCTTCCGCATCGACATCGGCGTGCGTCACCCCGACCGGCCCGGCAGCTACCTTCTCGCCGTCGAGTGCGATGGCGCAACGTATCACTCGGCGCTGTGGGCGCGCGAGCGGGATCGCCTGCGTCAGGACGTCCTGGAACACCTCGGATGGCGCTTTCACCGGATCTGGAGCACGGACTGGTTCTACGATCGCCACAGACAGATCGAACGTCTGCGTGCCGCTCTCGAAACTGCACGGGGGCAGGAAGGAGGCGCGATGAGGATCGCAGGTGCCAACGTCGGCCGTCCGGCAGAAGATGCTCCGGTCGAGCAGGGGCCTATCCTGTTCGATGCCGTCACGCGCGTCATGCCATCATACGTCCGAGCGCAGGTGCAGGCCGGCTCGGATATGGAGCCGCACGAAGCGCCCGTCCGTATCCTCGTCCCACTGGTGCGTGAGATAGTAGCTGTCGAGGGACCGTTGCATGTCGACGAGGTTGCCCGAAGGCTCGCCTCGGCTTTCGGCAAGAAGAGCGCCGGACGACGGGTGCTTGCAGCGGCACGTCAGGCGCTTGTCGCGGCGAAGAGGGAAGATAGCGATCTGCAGTCGGACAGAGAGGACTTCTGGTTCACCGGCCTGCAGTCGGCAGCTCCGCCTGTGCGCGACCGCTCGGCGGAGAGTGGCGCCACGGCGAAGGCTGACGCCATCTCGATGCTTGAGATCCGAGCCGCCGTCAGAACGGTACGCGAGGACAATCCGGGCGGGGACGACGGCGATGTCGTTCGAGCGGCAGCGCGTCTACTCGGTTTCCGCCGTCTAGGCTCCGATCTGCAGGCCCGCATCGCACAGGGTCTCGATTGA